From the Shewanella amazonensis SB2B genome, one window contains:
- a CDS encoding RNA polymerase sigma factor FliA — MNKAAAYTSMESKTSIVEQYAPLVKRIAHHMLARLPASVQLDDLLQAGMIGLLEASAKFDGGKGAKFETFAGIRIRGAMLDEIRKGDWVPRSVHRNQRRVAQVIDELEQELGRDARDTEIAERLDMSMEEYHHILNDVSVGKIIGIEDLGVSHDVLVPDGEQTNDIYDDLAQSQFQQALADAIRQLPERDALVLSLYYDEALNLKEIGAILDVSESRVCQIHSQAMLRLKGKLKHWTQV; from the coding sequence GTGAATAAAGCCGCGGCGTATACCTCCATGGAGAGTAAAACCTCCATCGTTGAACAGTACGCACCGCTGGTTAAAAGAATCGCGCACCATATGTTGGCCAGATTGCCGGCATCCGTACAGTTGGACGACTTGCTGCAGGCGGGCATGATTGGCCTGCTTGAGGCATCGGCCAAATTTGACGGCGGCAAAGGCGCCAAGTTTGAAACCTTTGCTGGCATTCGTATTCGTGGTGCCATGTTGGATGAAATCCGTAAAGGTGATTGGGTTCCACGTTCTGTTCACCGTAATCAGCGCAGAGTCGCCCAGGTGATAGACGAACTGGAACAAGAGCTCGGACGTGATGCCCGGGACACAGAAATTGCCGAAAGACTTGATATGTCGATGGAGGAATACCATCATATCCTCAATGATGTTTCTGTTGGTAAAATCATAGGGATAGAAGATTTAGGCGTATCACATGATGTTCTGGTTCCCGACGGGGAGCAAACCAACGACATTTATGATGACCTGGCTCAGAGCCAGTTCCAGCAGGCCTTGGCAGATGCCATTCGCCAGTTACCCGAGCGGGACGCGCTGGTGTTATCACTTTATTACGATGAAGCACTGAATTTAAAAGAAATAGGCGCCATTCTTGATGTGAGTGAGTCGCGGGTATGCCAGATCCACAGTCAGGCTATGCTCAGGCTCAAAGGTAAGCTCAAGCATTGGACACAAGTATAA